A genomic window from Glycine soja cultivar W05 chromosome 10, ASM419377v2, whole genome shotgun sequence includes:
- the LOC114371371 gene encoding uncharacterized protein LOC114371371, producing the protein MSKKVILPTAASHRRQPLLLQQSESYRKAGTRVMGEAVGGTAAVCCCFSFGLANIMYLAMYKVPAMLCQKALRRKRRSRRLLLLQTREEAAAVPSRPRCTCGCCDDIISAGRVYPLCSNDGGDVAVLRSRSSVEKDKEVVELEKEMWERFYGSGFWRSPSQRENSSPQQRINATTVSAPNYLQVLAVKN; encoded by the coding sequence ATGTCTAAAAAAGTAATTCTTCCGACGGCGGCATCTCATCGGCGGCAGCCGCTGCTGCTGCAGCAGAGTGAGAGCTACCGGAAGGCAGGGACGCGGGTCATGGGGGAGGCGGTGGGCGGCACCGCCGCCGTGTGCTGCTGCTTCTCCTTCGGCCTGGCCAACATTATGTACCTAGCGATGTACAAGGTTCCGGCGATGCTGTGCCAGAAGGCGCTGCGGAGGAAGCGGCGGAGCCgccgcctcctcctccttcagACCAGGGAGGAAGCAGCGGCGGTCCCGTCGCGGCCGCGGTGCACCTGCGGCTGCTGCGATGACATCATCAGCGCCGGGCGGGTTTACCCGCTGTGCAGCAACGACGGCGGCGACGTGGCGGTGCTGCGAAGCCGTAGCTCGGTGGAGAAGGACAAGGAGGTGGTGGAGTTGGAGAAAGAGATGTGGGAGAGGTTTTATGGAAGTGGGTTTTGGAGAAGCCCCTCTCAGAGAGAAAACTCTTCTCCGCAACAAAGGATTAATGCCACCACTGTTTCTGCTCCTAATTATCTTCAGGTTCTTgctgttaaaaattaa
- the LOC114371372 gene encoding uncharacterized protein LOC114371372 yields the protein MFLKSVDGSDFLKTSEKIFELLDAIVEEVGEESVVQVVTDNGSNYVLEGKLLEEKRKHIYWTPCATYCIDLMLEDIGKLPLIRKTIRREINLVGFIYTHSSILSLLRNFINKRELVRHAITRFATSYLTLERLHKEKTNIRKMFTSDEWTLNKLSKEPKGKEAAKVVLMPFFWNSVVYTLKVMAPLVKVLRLVDGEKKPAMGYIYEAMDKAKETIIKSFNNNESKYKDVFAIIDKRWNFLLHRPLHAAAHFLNPKFFYDNTDLEFDFEVTNGLFECIKKLIPQFDVQQKILTELHLYKIGAEHFGFDFAMAQRKTHSPTYWWRMFGSQTPNLQKLAIKILSLTSSVSGCERNWSVFEQAMVVGSSSRKQKAVQENDEDLDFEENIDLESEEEEIMVNFEASDGEEGEGDAPLPYDNNEDDYVGIGEDD from the exons ATGTTTTTGAAGTCTGTTGATGGCTCTGATTTTTTAAAGACAAGTGAAAAGATTTTTGAGTTGCTTGATGCCATTGTGGAGGAAGTTGGAGAAGAGAGTGTTGTTCAAGTTGTAACCGATAATGGGAGCAACTATGTTTTAGAGGGTAAGTTGTTAGAGGAGAAAAGGAAACATATTTATTGGACTCCTTGTGCAACTTATTGTATTGATTTGATGCTTGAAGATATTGGGAAGCTTCCCTTGATAAGGAAGACAATTAGAAGGGAAATTAATCTAGTTGGGTTTATCTATACCCATTCTAGTATCTTAAGTTTGTTgagaaattttataaacaagAGGGAATTGGTGAGACATGCTATAACTAGATTTGCCACTTCTTATCTAACCTTAGAAAGGCTCCATAAAGAGAAAACTAATATTAGAAAGATGTTTACTTCTGATgaatggaccttgaacaagctatCTAAGGAGCCTAAGGGAAAAGAAGCTGCAAAGGTAGTGCTCATGCCTTTTTTTTGGAATAGTGTGGTTTACACTCTTAAAGTCATGGCTCCACTTGTGAAAGTGCTTCGTCTTGTGGATGGTGAAAAGAAACCAGCCATGGGCTATATTTATGAAGCAATGGACAAggcaaaagaaacaattatcaAGTCTTTCAACAACAATGAAAGCAAGTATAAAGATGTGTTTGCAATCATTGATAAAAGATGGAATTTTCTGCTTCATAGGCCATTGCATGCAGCTGCCCACTTCTTAAATCCAAAGTTCTTTTATGACAACACTGacttggagtttgattttgaggtCACCAATGGTTTGTTTGAGTGCATTAAGAAGTTAATTCCACAATTTGATGTGCAACAGAAAATTCTAACCGAGTTGCATCTTTACAAGATTGGTGCTGAACACTTTGGTTTTGACTTTGCAATGgctcaaaggaaaacccattctcCTA CATATTGGTGGCGAATGTTTGGGTCACAAACTCCAAATTTGCAGAAGCtagctattaaaattttgagtttgaCTTCCAGTGTTTCAGGATGTGAAAGAAATTGGAGTGTGTTTGAGCAA GCAATGGTTGTTGGATCTTCATCAAGGAAGCAAAAAGCAGTCCAAGAAAATGATGAGGATCTAGATTTTGAGGAGAATATTGATCTTgaatctgaagaagaagaaatcatggTCAATTTTGAGGCATCTGATGGggaagagggagagggagatgcTCCATTACCATATGATAATAACGAAGATGATTATGTTGGGATTGGAGAAGATGATTAG
- the LOC114371370 gene encoding uncharacterized protein LOC114371370, with translation MFLKFVDGSDFVKTGEKIFELFDATMEEVGEENVVQVVTDNGSNYVLAGKLLEEKRKHIYWTPCAAHCIDLMLEDIGKLPLIRKTSRRAINLVGFIYAYSSTLSLLRNFTNKRELVRHAITRFATSYLTLERLPKEKVNIRKMFTSDEWTLNKLSKELKGKEAAKVVLMPFFWNSVVYTLKVMAPLVKVLHLVDGERKLAMGYIYAAMDKANETIIKSFNNNESKYKDVFAIIDKRWNCQFHRPLHAAAHFLNLEFFYDNTDLEFDFEVTNDLFECIKKFDLEVTNLGQTRMLT, from the coding sequence atgtttttgaagtttgttgaTGGCTCTGATTTTGTAAAGACGGGTGAAAAGATTTTTGAGTTGTTTGATGCCACTATGGAGGAAGTTGGAGAAGAGAATGTTGTTCAAGTTGTAACCGATAATGGGAGCAACTATGTTTTAGCGGGTAAGTTGTTGGAGGAGAAAAGGAAACATATTTATTGGACTCCTTGTGCAGCTCATTGTATTGATTTGATGCTTGAAGATATTGGGAAGCTTCCCTTGATAAGGAAGACAAGTAGAAGGGCAATTAATCTAGTTGGGTTTATCTATGCCTATTCTAGTACCTTAAGTTTGTTGAGAAATTTTACAAACAAGAGGGAATTGGTGAGACATGCTATTACTAGATTTGCCACTTCTTATCTAACCTTAGAAAGGCTCCCCAAAGAGAAAGTCAATATTAGAAAGATGTTTACTTCTGATgaatggaccttgaacaagcttTCTAAGGAGCTTAAGGGAAAAGAAGCTGCAAAGGTAGTGCTCATGCCTTTTTTTTGGAATAGTGTGGTTTACACTCTTAAAGTCATGGCTCCACTTGTGAAAGTGCTTCATCTTGTGGATGGTGAAAGGAAACTAGCCATGGGCTATATTTATGCAGCAATGGACAAGGCAAATGAAACAATTATCAAGTCTTTCAACAACAATGAGAGCAAGTACAAAGATGTGTTTGCAATCATTGATAAAAGATGGAATTGTCAGTTTCATAGACCATTGCATGCAGCTGCCCACTTCTTAAATCTAGAGTTCTTTTATGACAACACTGacttggagtttgattttgaggtCACCAATGATTTGTTTGAGTGCATTAAGAAGTTTGATTTAGAGGTCACCAACTTGGGACAAACTAGAATGTTGACGTAG
- the LOC114371369 gene encoding agamous-like MADS-box protein AGL62, with the protein MESNNMPDLNGVAKKTKGRQKIEMKKMRNESNLRVTFSKRRTRVFKKASELATLCGVDVVVIMFSPGNRVFSFGSPSVDSVVQRYKTQGPPPLLTLDLNKVHSTVDEVELHTHLHYLSNQIAIEKKRTKDLNHLAKAAEDQFWWARPIESMTDSQLDKYKMLEEFKRQLKEKRGNLNL; encoded by the coding sequence ATGGAGTCAAACAACATGCCAGACTTGAACGGTGTCGCTAAGAAGACTAAAGGTCGACAAAAGATCGAAATGAAGAAGATGAGAAACGAGAGTAACCTTCGGGTGACATTCTCGAAGCGTCGCACTAGGGTCTTCAAGAAAGCCAGTGAGCTTGCAACCCTTTGTGGCGTGGATGTTGTTGTGATTATGTTCTCACCCGGTAATCGAGTATTTTCGTTTGGCAGTCCCAGTGTTGATTCTGTTGTCCAACGCTATAAGACACAGGGCCCACCTCCCCTCCTTACCTTGGACCTCAACAAGGTGCACTCCACTGTGGACGAAGTTGAGCTCCACACACACCTCCACTACTTGTCCAACCAAATTGCTATTGAGAAGAAGCGCACAAAGGATTTAAATCATTTAGCGAAGGCTGCAGAGGATCAGTTCTGGTGGGCTAGGCCTATTGAAAGCATGACCGATTCCCAACTTGACAAGTATAAGATGTTAGAGGAGTTTAAGAGACAACTCAAAGAAAAACGTGGGAACCTCAACTTATGA